In one Paracoccus everestensis genomic region, the following are encoded:
- a CDS encoding ATP-binding protein — MPDALTRIAEALERLAPPPIPAPSFTEATAYVWHPDPDRLEAVQTVARVDLVQLIGIDRAKAILLDNTLKFARGFGANNALLWGARGMGKSSLVKAVHASAVAQGLPLVLVEIARDDLGSVGRLLAILGQARDKRFLLFSDDLSFSHDDTQYKSLKAVLDGGISGRPANVILYATSNRRHLMPRDMIDNERATAIHPGEAVEEKVSLSDRFGLWLGFHPCSQDEYLAMVRAYCDAYDLTIDDGTLRAEAIEWQATRGGRSGRVAWQFFTDLAGRHGVAV, encoded by the coding sequence ATGCCTGATGCCCTGACCCGCATCGCCGAGGCGTTGGAGCGTCTGGCCCCGCCGCCCATCCCCGCGCCGTCCTTTACCGAGGCCACGGCCTATGTCTGGCACCCCGATCCTGACCGGCTCGAGGCAGTGCAGACTGTCGCCCGCGTCGATCTGGTGCAACTGATCGGCATCGACCGGGCCAAGGCGATCCTGCTGGACAACACCCTGAAATTCGCGCGCGGCTTTGGTGCGAACAACGCCCTTTTGTGGGGCGCGCGGGGAATGGGCAAGTCGTCCCTGGTCAAGGCCGTCCATGCCAGTGCCGTGGCCCAGGGCTTGCCGCTGGTGCTGGTTGAAATCGCCCGCGACGACCTGGGATCCGTGGGGCGGCTGCTGGCGATCCTGGGCCAGGCCCGCGACAAGCGGTTCCTGTTGTTTTCGGACGACCTGTCCTTCAGCCATGACGACACGCAATACAAATCGCTCAAGGCGGTTCTGGACGGCGGGATCAGCGGCCGGCCCGCGAACGTGATCCTGTATGCCACATCGAACCGCCGCCACCTGATGCCGCGCGACATGATCGACAACGAACGCGCGACCGCCATCCATCCGGGCGAGGCGGTCGAGGAAAAGGTGTCGCTGTCCGACCGCTTTGGCCTGTGGCTGGGCTTTCACCCCTGTTCGCAGGACGAATACTTGGCGATGGTGCGGGCTTATTGCGATGCCTATGACCTGACGATCGACGACGGCACCCTGCGGGCCGAGGCGATCGAATGGCAGGCCACGCGCGGCGGGCGGTCCGGCCGCGTGGCCTGGCAGTTCTTTACCGACTTGGCCGGGCGGCACGGAGTCGCGGTCTAG
- a CDS encoding thiamine pyrophosphate-dependent enzyme codes for MTRNGGALLVDCLMALGATKAFGIPGESYLAVLDALHDTRGRLDFVLCRHEGGAAFMAAAWGKLTGQPGICLVTRGPGVTNAAIGIHTAMQDSAPMLVLVGQVGTDMIGREAFQEIDYPAVFGSMAKWAVQIDRVDRIPEILARAWKTATTGRPGPVVIALPEDMLTTLSDTPPLSGASEIAEPAPLPAALDKGLAMLAGARRPLILTGGCTWTPGGKAALQRFAEASDIPVLAAFRFQDSFDNTSPVYAGEAGVGMPPHVRRLIAECDVMLAINVRFGEMTTDAYTLLRVPQPEQVLIHVHASEAEIGKIYQPRLGIQSGPNALAAGLRPVTGPWSDWRKAARSGYLASMQAPAQPSPVDMVAVMDHLRNTLPDDAILTNGAGNFAVWPNKFFAFGPRARLLAPQSGAMGYGLPAAIAAKIAHPARTVVCFAGDGDFQMTCAELATAAQAGAQPIVLVLNNGIYGTIRAHQERNYPARVSGTTMHNPDFVMLAKAYGFHAEKVPATADFAAAFQRAMGSKTGALLDLDISPEALTPRQTLTQMREAALAKQPG; via the coding sequence ATGACACGAAACGGCGGGGCATTGCTGGTGGATTGCCTGATGGCGCTTGGCGCGACCAAGGCCTTTGGCATTCCGGGCGAAAGTTACCTGGCGGTGCTGGACGCGCTGCACGACACACGGGGACGGCTTGATTTCGTGCTGTGCCGCCACGAAGGGGGCGCGGCCTTCATGGCGGCTGCCTGGGGCAAGCTGACCGGCCAGCCCGGGATCTGCCTGGTCACGCGCGGGCCGGGCGTCACCAACGCCGCCATCGGCATCCACACCGCGATGCAGGACAGCGCACCCATGCTGGTCCTGGTGGGCCAGGTGGGCACCGACATGATCGGACGCGAGGCGTTCCAGGAAATCGACTATCCGGCCGTCTTCGGCAGCATGGCGAAATGGGCGGTCCAGATCGACCGGGTGGACCGCATCCCTGAAATCCTGGCCCGCGCCTGGAAGACCGCCACCACCGGCCGCCCCGGCCCCGTCGTCATCGCATTGCCCGAGGATATGCTTACCACCCTTTCGGACACGCCCCCCCTGTCCGGCGCGTCCGAGATCGCGGAACCCGCCCCTCTGCCCGCTGCCCTGGACAAGGGCTTGGCCATGCTGGCCGGGGCCAGACGCCCACTGATCCTGACCGGCGGCTGCACCTGGACGCCCGGAGGCAAGGCCGCGCTGCAACGCTTTGCCGAAGCGTCCGACATTCCCGTCCTTGCCGCCTTCCGGTTCCAGGACAGCTTCGACAACACCTCGCCCGTTTATGCGGGCGAAGCGGGGGTCGGGATGCCGCCCCATGTGCGCCGCCTGATCGCCGAATGCGACGTGATGCTGGCGATCAACGTGCGCTTTGGGGAAATGACGACCGACGCCTATACCCTGCTGCGGGTGCCGCAGCCGGAACAGGTGCTGATCCACGTCCATGCGTCAGAGGCAGAAATCGGCAAGATCTATCAGCCGCGCCTGGGGATCCAGTCGGGACCGAATGCGCTTGCCGCAGGGCTGCGTCCAGTGACCGGGCCGTGGTCGGATTGGCGCAAGGCGGCGCGATCGGGATACCTGGCGTCGATGCAGGCGCCCGCCCAGCCCTCGCCCGTCGATATGGTCGCGGTGATGGACCACCTGCGCAACACCCTGCCCGACGATGCGATCCTGACGAACGGCGCGGGAAACTTTGCGGTCTGGCCCAACAAGTTCTTTGCCTTCGGTCCCCGGGCGCGGCTGCTGGCCCCGCAATCGGGCGCCATGGGCTATGGCCTGCCCGCCGCGATTGCCGCCAAGATCGCCCATCCGGCGCGCACCGTGGTGTGCTTCGCAGGCGACGGCGATTTCCAGATGACCTGCGCCGAACTGGCGACGGCGGCGCAGGCCGGGGCGCAGCCCATCGTGCTGGTGCTGAACAACGGCATCTACGGGACGATCCGTGCCCATCAGGAACGGAACTATCCGGCCCGTGTGTCGGGCACGACCATGCACAACCCCGATTTCGTCATGCTGGCGAAAGCCTATGGCTTCCACGCCGAAAAGGTGCCCGCGACCGCCGATTTCGCTGCCGCGTTCCAGCGGGCCATGGGATCGAAAACCGGTGCCCTGCTGGATCTGGACATCTCGCCCGAGGCGCTGACACCGCGCCAAACCCTGACCCAGATGCGCGAAGCGGCCTTGGCCAAGCAGCCGGGCTAG
- a CDS encoding sensor histidine kinase produces the protein MRRSLRLRLLVVGAFAIVATLGAASLGLALLFERHVERVAVNDLEARALTLAGIVEHDATGVPRLAAPPADRLYQQPFSGHYWQVALRDQVQRSRSLWDYTLPMDRPAPAPGRSDVLSLPGPRGERLLAVEQSLLVGRGPESLTLRIVVASDRAVLTAARQEFLGDLLPYLAFLALLLMAGSWLQIRIGLSPLAEVADRVQALTEGQRSRIGTDLPDEMLPLSRQLDALLDARDAELLRARHRAGDLAHGFKTPLQALLGDAGTLRHRGELEIAGSIETVVTAMRRLVDRELARARIQSDRHTAEADPAVILARLIKVLRRTPKGGEIDWQTRLADPAPRARIDPDDLTEALGALLENAMQHADAAVEAVIGQNGDRVTIAICDDGPGVPDGALACLPQRGMRLDESGEGQGIGLAIVSDIAEAAGGQLSLTNTRPGLRVELTLAVAAPRR, from the coding sequence GTGCGCCGGTCGCTGCGGCTGCGGCTGCTGGTTGTGGGCGCCTTTGCCATCGTGGCGACACTGGGGGCTGCCTCGCTTGGGCTGGCGCTGTTGTTCGAACGCCATGTCGAACGGGTGGCGGTGAATGACCTGGAAGCCCGCGCCCTTACCCTGGCGGGGATCGTCGAACATGACGCGACGGGCGTGCCGCGCTTGGCCGCGCCCCCGGCGGACCGGCTGTATCAACAACCCTTCTCGGGGCATTACTGGCAGGTTGCCCTGCGGGATCAGGTGCAACGGTCGCGATCCTTGTGGGACTATACCCTGCCCATGGACCGCCCCGCGCCCGCACCCGGCCGATCCGACGTGCTGTCCCTGCCCGGTCCCCGGGGTGAACGCCTGCTGGCGGTGGAACAAAGCCTGCTGGTCGGGCGGGGGCCGGAATCCCTGACCCTGCGGATCGTCGTCGCATCGGACCGGGCGGTGCTGACGGCCGCGCGGCAGGAATTCCTGGGCGACCTGCTGCCTTATCTGGCCTTTCTGGCCTTGCTGCTGATGGCCGGTTCCTGGCTTCAGATCCGGATTGGCCTGTCCCCCCTGGCCGAGGTTGCGGACCGCGTGCAGGCCCTGACCGAAGGGCAGCGTTCGCGTATCGGCACCGACCTGCCCGACGAGATGTTGCCCTTGTCCCGCCAGTTGGACGCCCTTCTGGACGCGCGTGACGCCGAACTGCTTCGCGCGCGGCACCGGGCAGGCGACCTGGCGCATGGCTTCAAGACGCCGCTCCAGGCGCTGCTGGGCGATGCGGGCACCCTGCGCCACAGGGGAGAGCTTGAAATCGCCGGCAGCATCGAAACCGTTGTCACGGCCATGCGTCGGCTGGTGGACCGCGAACTGGCCCGCGCCCGCATCCAGTCCGACCGCCACACGGCCGAGGCCGACCCGGCGGTCATCCTGGCCCGCCTGATCAAGGTTCTGCGTCGCACCCCCAAGGGTGGGGAAATCGACTGGCAGACCCGCCTTGCCGACCCCGCCCCCCGCGCCCGCATCGACCCCGACGACTTGACCGAGGCGCTTGGCGCGCTGCTGGAAAACGCCATGCAGCACGCCGATGCGGCTGTCGAGGCGGTCATTGGCCAAAACGGCGACCGCGTGACCATCGCCATCTGCGACGACGGACCGGGCGTGCCGGACGGCGCCCTGGCTTGCCTGCCGCAACGCGGAATGCGCCTGGACGAATCCGGCGAAGGCCAGGGCATCGGCCTTGCCATTGTCAGCGACATCGCCGAGGCCGCCGGAGGGCAGTTGTCATTGACCAACACCCGCCCCGGCCTGCGCGTGGAACTGACGCTGGCAGTCGCCGCGCCGCGCCGATAG
- a CDS encoding PepSY domain-containing protein, which translates to MKHLLAIILALIVPSTVGGQPDTLPDFELAQEAVERGEILPLAQILRQLDTDHPGTVVEVELEYAYGIRVYEVELITRDGRLIEVDLDAATGKILQVEEEHDD; encoded by the coding sequence ATGAAACACCTGCTTGCCATCATCCTTGCCCTGATTGTCCCCTCGACCGTAGGGGGGCAGCCAGACACCCTGCCCGATTTCGAACTGGCCCAAGAGGCCGTCGAACGCGGGGAAATCTTGCCCCTGGCGCAGATCCTGCGGCAGCTGGACACCGACCATCCCGGCACCGTGGTCGAGGTCGAGCTTGAATATGCCTATGGAATCCGCGTCTATGAGGTCGAGCTGATCACCCGCGACGGCCGGCTGATCGAGGTGGACCTGGACGCCGCTACCGGCAAGATCCTGCAGGTCGAGGAGGAACACGACGACTGA
- a CDS encoding calcium-binding protein, which translates to MARKTGTNLADNFGGTSLADWLAGLRGNDTINGFRGNDDIYGGAGNDRLFGGDGHDEIEGGAGNDRLWGQNGNDELEGGDGDDGIAGGAGRDELEGGRGNDRLSGGDDRDDLEGGSGNDTLSGGAGQDSLEGGSGNDILTGGSGVDFFEFERGDGRDRITDFQNGTDRIELDDFSRAQVSQVIGNARQQGADVVLVLDANTSVIIEDMQRGQLDLSDFTF; encoded by the coding sequence ATGGCACGCAAGACAGGCACCAACCTTGCAGACAATTTCGGCGGCACTTCGTTGGCGGACTGGCTGGCAGGGCTGCGCGGCAACGACACGATCAACGGCTTTCGCGGCAATGACGACATTTATGGCGGCGCCGGAAACGACCGCCTGTTTGGCGGCGATGGCCATGACGAGATCGAGGGCGGCGCCGGCAACGACCGCTTGTGGGGCCAGAACGGCAATGACGAACTGGAGGGTGGCGACGGCGATGACGGCATCGCCGGAGGAGCAGGCCGGGACGAACTGGAAGGCGGACGCGGCAACGACCGTCTGTCGGGCGGCGACGACAGGGACGATCTGGAAGGCGGCAGCGGCAATGACACGCTGTCGGGGGGCGCGGGACAGGACAGCTTGGAAGGCGGTTCGGGCAATGACATCCTGACCGGCGGATCGGGCGTCGATTTCTTTGAATTCGAACGCGGCGACGGGCGCGACCGCATCACCGATTTCCAGAATGGCACCGATCGGATCGAGCTGGACGATTTCAGCCGCGCCCAGGTCAGCCAGGTCATCGGCAATGCCCGCCAACAGGGCGCGGATGTTGTGCTGGTGCTGGACGCCAACACCTCTGTCATCATCGAGGATATGCAGCGCGGCCAGCTGGATCTGAGCGACTTCACGTTCTGA
- a CDS encoding hybrid sensor histidine kinase/response regulator — MMTTDLPFRSWPVGGGACGELVRKFDWSRTSLGPIEQWPRHLRIKVNSLVNSPIPQVLIWGPDHVMIYNDGYAEIAGNCHPRALGGTFQAIWPEIWDFNRTTLERGFQGQVQAFREQPMVLNRNGVPEDVIFDLFYTPIYDETGAGVDGVLCTVLEITETVRARDALAESRAELYHLSDALPILVGFLDRSLVFRFANQCFLQVFGVTHAQVIGQRIGDILGASQAALTEGMLDRALAGETVNVDAAVCLPGDRPRTFEMRCLPRISRDDRIDGVYIILIDVEDRKQTETRLRDSNDRFRAAVEAIHGVLWTNTADGRMIGEQRGWAALTGQAFDDYQEFGWTDAVHPDDRAGTVESWLRAVAAQSTFDWEHRLRCADGAYRIFMVRAVPTLNEAGEIREWVGVHTDITEQRLTEAQLQAQAEDLQRQIAHRQCAEDQLRRLNETLEERVADEIAQHRKTETALHRSQKMESMGQLTGGVAHDFNNLLQVIAGNLQMLAKDVEADPRAGQRVENALSAVARGAKLASQLLAFGRRQPLEPRVIQPNRLVGEMDELLRRSLGEAIEIQVIVPGDLWNICVDRAQLESALLNLAINARDAMDGAGRLTIEMGNTRLDDAYALVAGDVVAGDYVMLAVTDTGCGMTAEVLERIFDPFYSTKPEGRGTGLGMSMVYGFVKQSGGHVAVYSEPNEGTTVRIYLPRSDSDEDTDAPVHDGPVVGGTETILVVEDDEAVRATVVDLLGSLGYNVLTARDAQAGLAVVESGLHIDVLFTDVVMPGGLSSRDMARRAQDILPGLGVLFTSGYTENSIVHGGRLDPGVELLSKPYPREALARRLRHVIANAQQDRLAVDAERTSRPSAEPVPVTGRAVSILLVEDNALIRADTAIMLEEMGHTVVQAGKAAPALAHLEGQAFDLLLTDLGLPDMNGNDLAQRAVGLQPGLAVVYATGDSHLPAGCPQQAVLLCKPYGEDDLRGAVEEALARIA, encoded by the coding sequence ATGATGACGACAGACCTGCCTTTCCGTTCCTGGCCTGTCGGCGGCGGCGCCTGCGGCGAACTGGTGCGGAAATTCGACTGGTCGCGCACCTCGCTGGGACCAATCGAGCAATGGCCCCGGCATCTGCGGATCAAGGTCAATTCGCTGGTCAATTCGCCCATCCCGCAGGTGCTGATCTGGGGGCCGGATCATGTGATGATCTATAACGACGGTTATGCCGAGATCGCGGGCAATTGCCACCCGCGCGCCCTGGGCGGCACGTTCCAGGCCATCTGGCCCGAGATCTGGGATTTCAACCGCACCACGCTGGAACGCGGGTTCCAGGGCCAGGTGCAGGCGTTCCGCGAACAGCCGATGGTGCTGAACCGCAACGGCGTCCCCGAGGATGTGATCTTTGATCTGTTCTATACGCCGATCTATGACGAAACCGGCGCGGGCGTGGACGGCGTCCTGTGCACCGTCCTGGAAATCACCGAAACGGTTCGCGCCCGCGACGCCCTGGCCGAAAGCCGGGCCGAGCTTTACCATTTGTCCGACGCCCTGCCGATCTTGGTGGGCTTTCTGGACCGGTCGCTGGTCTTTCGTTTTGCCAACCAGTGCTTTCTTCAGGTGTTCGGCGTCACCCACGCCCAGGTGATCGGCCAGCGGATCGGGGACATCCTGGGCGCCAGCCAGGCCGCCCTGACCGAGGGGATGCTGGACCGCGCCCTTGCGGGCGAGACGGTGAATGTCGATGCCGCCGTGTGCCTGCCCGGCGACCGCCCGCGCACCTTTGAGATGCGCTGCCTGCCCCGGATATCGCGCGACGACCGGATCGACGGCGTCTATATCATCCTGATCGACGTCGAGGACCGCAAGCAGACCGAAACCCGGCTGCGCGACAGCAACGACCGTTTCCGTGCCGCGGTCGAGGCGATCCACGGCGTCCTGTGGACCAACACCGCCGACGGGCGGATGATCGGTGAACAGCGTGGCTGGGCGGCGCTGACCGGGCAGGCCTTCGACGATTACCAGGAATTCGGCTGGACGGACGCCGTGCATCCCGACGACCGCGCGGGCACCGTCGAAAGCTGGCTTCGCGCCGTTGCGGCGCAATCAACCTTTGACTGGGAACACCGGCTGCGCTGCGCGGATGGCGCATACCGCATCTTCATGGTGCGCGCGGTGCCGACGCTGAACGAGGCGGGCGAGATTAGGGAATGGGTCGGCGTTCATACCGACATCACCGAACAGCGCCTGACCGAGGCGCAGCTGCAAGCCCAGGCCGAGGATCTGCAACGCCAGATCGCCCACCGGCAGTGCGCCGAGGATCAGCTTCGCCGCCTGAACGAGACGCTGGAAGAACGCGTCGCGGACGAGATCGCGCAGCACCGCAAGACCGAGACCGCCCTGCATCGGTCGCAAAAGATGGAATCCATGGGCCAGCTGACCGGCGGCGTGGCCCATGATTTCAACAACCTGCTGCAAGTGATCGCAGGCAATCTTCAGATGCTGGCCAAGGATGTCGAAGCCGATCCCCGCGCCGGCCAAAGGGTTGAAAATGCCCTGTCCGCCGTTGCCCGCGGGGCCAAGCTTGCCAGCCAGCTTCTGGCCTTCGGACGCCGCCAGCCGCTGGAGCCGCGGGTGATCCAGCCCAACCGCCTGGTGGGGGAAATGGACGAATTGCTGCGCCGGTCCCTGGGCGAGGCGATCGAAATCCAGGTGATCGTCCCGGGCGATCTGTGGAACATCTGCGTGGACCGCGCCCAACTGGAAAGCGCGCTTTTGAACCTGGCGATCAATGCCCGCGATGCGATGGACGGCGCCGGGCGCCTGACCATCGAGATGGGCAATACGCGGCTGGACGACGCCTATGCCCTTGTCGCAGGCGATGTCGTGGCGGGCGATTATGTGATGCTGGCCGTGACCGACACCGGCTGCGGCATGACGGCCGAGGTGCTTGAGCGGATCTTCGATCCGTTTTATTCCACCAAGCCGGAAGGGCGGGGAACGGGCCTTGGGATGTCCATGGTTTACGGCTTTGTCAAGCAATCAGGGGGCCATGTGGCCGTTTACAGCGAACCGAACGAAGGAACGACCGTGCGCATCTATCTGCCGCGATCCGACAGTGACGAAGATACCGATGCGCCGGTCCATGACGGCCCCGTGGTCGGCGGCACGGAAACCATCCTGGTGGTCGAGGACGACGAGGCTGTGCGCGCCACCGTGGTCGATCTGCTGGGATCGCTTGGCTATAATGTGCTGACGGCCCGTGATGCGCAGGCGGGGCTGGCGGTTGTGGAAAGCGGGCTTCACATCGATGTGCTGTTCACCGACGTGGTGATGCCTGGCGGTCTTTCCAGCCGAGACATGGCGCGTCGTGCGCAGGACATCCTGCCGGGGCTGGGGGTTCTGTTCACCTCGGGCTATACCGAAAATTCCATCGTGCATGGCGGCCGTCTGGATCCGGGGGTGGAACTCTTGTCGAAGCCCTATCCGCGAGAAGCCTTGGCCCGCCGGTTGCGCCATGTCATCGCCAACGCGCAGCAAGACCGCCTTGCGGTCGATGCCGAACGCACGTCCCGGCCCTCTGCCGAACCCGTACCGGTCACCGGCCGCGCCGTGTCAATCCTGCTGGTCGAGGACAACGCCCTGATCCGCGCCGACACCGCCATCATGCTGGAGGAGATGGGCCACACGGTCGTGCAGGCGGGCAAGGCGGCGCCTGCGCTGGCCCATCTGGAAGGCCAGGCCTTTGACCTGCTGCTGACCGACCTCGGCTTGCCCGACATGAACGGCAACGACCTGGCGCAGCGGGCGGTGGGCCTTCAGCCGGGGCTGGCCGTGGTTTATGCCACGGGCGACAGCCACCTGCCTGCGGGCTGCCCGCAGCAGGCGGTTCTGCTGTGCAAGCCCTATGGCGAGGATGACCTGCGCGGCGCGGTCGAGGAAGCCCTGGCCCGGATCGCCTGA
- a CDS encoding 6,7-dimethyl-8-ribityllumazine synthase: MTHKTPRIAFIKARWHSDVVDRAHEGFLAEQRRLIPGAQVVAFDVPGAFEMPLLAKKLAQTGKYDAVVAAALVVDGGIYRHDFVAAAVVNGLMTAGLDTGVPCFSVSLTPHNYQETELLTGFYRDHFVQKGAEAARAVHQVLELDARIAAEGRAEVA; the protein is encoded by the coding sequence ATGACCCACAAGACCCCTCGTATCGCCTTTATCAAGGCCCGCTGGCATTCCGATGTCGTGGACCGCGCGCATGAAGGATTCCTGGCCGAACAGCGCCGCCTGATCCCCGGCGCCCAAGTCGTGGCCTTTGACGTGCCCGGCGCCTTCGAAATGCCCCTTCTGGCCAAGAAACTGGCGCAGACCGGCAAGTATGACGCCGTGGTCGCCGCTGCCCTGGTGGTGGATGGCGGCATCTATCGCCACGATTTCGTGGCCGCCGCCGTCGTCAACGGCCTGATGACGGCGGGCCTGGACACCGGCGTGCCGTGCTTTTCGGTGTCGCTGACGCCGCATAACTATCAGGAAACCGAATTGCTGACCGGCTTTTACCGCGACCACTTCGTCCAAAAGGGCGCCGAGGCCGCGCGGGCCGTCCACCAGGTTCTGGAACTGGACGCCCGGATCGCCGCCGAGGGCCGCGCCGAGGTCGCCTGA
- the glmS gene encoding glutamine--fructose-6-phosphate transaminase (isomerizing) has product MCGIIGILGSHEVSPQLVDALRRLEYRGYDSAGVATVDATGRLERRRAVGKLMNLSDRLVHEPLPGHIGIGHTRWATHGAATEVNAHPHQSGPVAVVHNGIIENFRDLREELGALGIQPQSQTDTETVALWTAHYMDQGQSPIQAARSTLARLRGAFALAFIFDGEDDLMIAARKGSPLAIGHGDKEMFLGSDAVALAPFTDRITYLEDGDHAVLTRAGVQIFDAAGNQTHRVEARIDTGATAIDKGGYRHFMAKEIAEQPVVIGDVLNHYVKGDRIVLPDGMNFHDVDRISLVGCGTAHLAGHVAKYWFEQLAGLPCDIDVASEFRYREPPLSPKSWFIAVSQSGETADTLAALHYAGAHVARTVGLVNVGTSAIARDADIALPTLAGIEVSVASSKAFTCQLTVLAILALKAAHDRGRIDEDALAAHLADLRSVPGLMQQTLSMSDACRDQAEWLSQARDVLFLGRGALYPVALEGALKLKELSYIHAEGYASGELKHGPIALIDRDVPVIVLAPHDALFEKTVSNMQEVMARHGPILLLSDDEGLASASHGVQASLQMPSGGGAFQPILYAIPMQYLAYHTAVAKGTDVDQPRNLAKSVTVE; this is encoded by the coding sequence ATGTGCGGTATTATCGGCATCCTGGGGTCGCACGAGGTGTCCCCGCAACTGGTCGATGCGCTGCGGCGGCTGGAATATCGCGGCTATGACAGCGCGGGCGTCGCAACGGTGGACGCCACCGGGCGGCTGGAGCGGCGGCGCGCCGTGGGCAAGCTGATGAACCTGTCGGACCGTTTGGTCCACGAGCCCCTGCCCGGCCATATCGGCATCGGCCATACCCGCTGGGCCACCCACGGCGCTGCGACCGAGGTGAACGCCCATCCCCACCAGTCCGGTCCCGTGGCCGTTGTCCATAACGGCATCATCGAGAATTTCCGCGACCTGCGCGAGGAACTGGGCGCGCTGGGCATCCAGCCGCAATCGCAGACCGACACGGAAACCGTGGCGCTGTGGACGGCGCATTACATGGATCAAGGCCAATCCCCGATCCAGGCCGCACGCAGCACCCTAGCACGGCTGCGCGGCGCGTTCGCCCTGGCCTTCATCTTCGATGGCGAGGATGACCTGATGATCGCGGCCCGCAAGGGCAGCCCACTGGCCATCGGCCATGGCGACAAGGAAATGTTCCTGGGCTCCGACGCCGTGGCGTTGGCGCCCTTTACCGACCGCATCACCTATCTGGAGGACGGCGACCATGCCGTCCTGACCCGCGCGGGCGTCCAGATTTTCGATGCGGCAGGCAACCAGACCCACAGGGTTGAGGCCCGTATCGACACCGGCGCGACGGCCATCGACAAGGGCGGATACCGTCACTTCATGGCCAAGGAAATCGCCGAACAGCCGGTGGTGATCGGCGATGTGCTGAACCATTACGTCAAGGGCGACCGGATCGTGCTGCCTGATGGAATGAATTTCCACGATGTTGACCGCATCAGCCTGGTCGGCTGCGGCACCGCGCATCTGGCGGGCCACGTGGCGAAATACTGGTTCGAGCAATTGGCGGGCCTGCCCTGCGACATCGACGTGGCGTCCGAGTTCCGCTATCGCGAACCGCCCTTGTCTCCCAAAAGCTGGTTCATCGCCGTCAGCCAGTCGGGCGAAACCGCCGACACGCTGGCCGCGCTGCATTATGCGGGCGCTCATGTGGCCCGCACGGTGGGCCTAGTCAATGTCGGCACCTCGGCAATCGCGCGGGACGCGGACATTGCCCTGCCGACGCTTGCGGGGATCGAGGTCAGCGTCGCATCCTCCAAGGCCTTCACCTGTCAATTGACGGTGCTGGCGATCCTGGCCTTGAAGGCCGCGCATGACCGGGGCCGCATCGACGAGGACGCCTTGGCCGCGCATCTGGCCGACCTGCGCAGCGTCCCCGGCCTGATGCAGCAAACCCTGTCCATGTCGGACGCCTGCCGCGATCAGGCCGAATGGCTGTCCCAGGCCCGCGATGTGCTGTTCCTGGGACGGGGCGCGCTGTATCCCGTGGCCCTTGAAGGGGCGCTGAAGCTGAAGGAGCTCAGCTATATCCACGCCGAGGGATATGCTTCGGGGGAACTCAAGCACGGGCCGATCGCGCTGATCGACCGCGACGTGCCGGTGATCGTGCTGGCCCCGCATGATGCGCTGTTCGAAAAGACCGTGTCCAATATGCAGGAAGTCATGGCCCGCCATGGCCCGATCCTGCTGTTGTCGGATGACGAAGGGCTGGCCTCGGCCAGCCACGGGGTTCAGGCAAGCCTGCAGATGCCGTCGGGCGGGGGGGCGTTCCAGCCGATCCTTTATGCGATCCCGATGCAGTATCTGGCCTATCACACGGCGGTCGCCAAGGGCACCGACGTGGACCAGCCCCGCAACCTGGCGAAATCCGTCACGGTTGAATGA